TGTAAGAAAATATGAGATTAATTGTCAAGGAacctaactcaaccaaaagcttaagctaatagttgaggctccaagatatgttatattctCTAACACACCCCCTTTGGGCTGAATgtgtggatgcagcacaaaTCCTCCTCATACTCCTCATATGGACGcttaatattccactttaaatgacatgtggttgagattcgaacccgtgacctcgtCACACTGGCTTcttaccatgtcaaggaaccaactcaaccaaaggCTTACGCTGATAGTTTAGtcccaagatatattatatccTCTAACATTAATGTACATGGTTGGAACCCTTTTGTAAGATCAAGATGTTTTAGTAATCAAGTGGTCGTATTAGAGGAATTGATAATGAGAACACCATTCTATCTTGATTTTCTTTCTGTTTCAATTGATTTGTGGTTTTGAGAGTTAACTTTGTCACACTTTAGAAAGTTACCTGAGGAAATAATTACTGATGTGCTAGTTCATTTTGTCACAGATATGGACGTATGCTGATCAGAAGCATGCTGGTTTTCTTGGCCGGCAAGAGTTTTTTAATGCTCTCAAGCTGGTTACTGTGGCACAGACTAAACGAGAACTGACACCCGAGATTGTCAAGTCAGCACTCTATGGACCAGCTTCATCCAGAATCCCTCCTCCACAAATAAATCTTCAACCCTCTGCTACAGTTCAGACACCTTCCATATCTGGTCGTCCTGCAATGCAGATGGGTGGTATGATCCCTACAGTGTCACAAAATCTTGGTTATAGAGGACCTTCACCTCCTAACCAGAACATACAGCAGCAATATTTCTCTTCTCCAGGGAACCAATCAATGAGGCCCTCCCAAGGTCTGCCTACTAATTCAGCTTCACTTCCTGGTCAAAGTGGTCTGGGTATTTCAATTTCGGGTGCTTCACCTACTGGTCTTCCAAACTCTGGCATGTCAGTTTCTAGTCGTCCAAGCTTAGGCATGTCAACACCTGGTCTTCCAGGTTCAGGCTTATTTAGCACTGGCCTTACTAGCTCAGGCATGGCAGGACCCAATGTTCTAAGTTCTGGGATGTCTCCCTCTGTTTCAAGTTTAGGAATGTTGTCTCCTGCTCTTCCGAACACTGGCACGTCCACCAATTGGATGGGTGGAAATATTGGTGGAGCTCCATATGGGCTGGAATCTCAAGTTTCCAACAAGGGGACTGCTCCTTCTACTTCTCAAAATACGCTGAATAACAGCTTTAAAGCAACTACTCCTTCTACTGATGGTTTTTCTTCCAATACAGTTGCTGGAGGTGATCCGTTTGCTGCTTTTTCAATGACAAAACCAGGTGCTTCTCCAACAACATCTCTACCTCCCGCCTCAGCTATTGTTCCTGTATCTGCTTCACCTCCAGCATCCTCTGTTCCTTCTTCGACAGTTGTTTCTGTATCATCTGCAACTCAACCTCCATTAAGATCGGGTTCTCTTGATTCGTTGCAGAATGCTTTTGTGAAGCCAGCTTTGGGTAGTCAGCCACTGCAGGCACATACTATCGCTAATTCATCACAATCTGTACATCAAGCCACTTCCTCTGGTGTTCCACCTCGAGTTTCAGCTGGACCTGATAATTCTGTTGGTAAATCTCAGACACCATGGCCAAAGATGACAACTCCTGGTATACAAAAATATACCAAAGTATTTATAGAGGTGGACACTGATAGAGATGGAAAAATCACGGGTGAGCAAGCACGCAATTTGTTTCTAAGCTGGAGACTTCCACGAGGTGCGTAGTTGTTTCTTTTGTAATTCCGACTTCAATGGTAGGTTTTGGAATTAATCATAGTGGCACATCATGCTCAAATTGGATGTTATATTGAAGAATTTACATTTGGAAAAAGGAGAAGtctcataaatatattttatacaatGTCAATACACCATCTTTAGTTTTGATTCTTTGTTCGAGAAACTTATGGACAAAAGCAAAGATATCGGCTTTCAAGTTATAagtatcaattattttttatgacTTCACTTTTTTCTGTGATCGTATTTGGGTTTTTTGTTGCCTTTGATTTTGATCATCTTTTGTCCTTGCTAGTTTTTGTAGATCATGAATTATTCTCTTGGTAGAGGGTCTCATTGCGTAATGTCTAGTCTAGGTGGTTTTGTTAGCATTTTAGTTGTATATGTTTGACCCTAGCCCTTGTTTGGTTTATGGTCGAGGACTTAAGGTTAACACTTTTAGTATCTTTtgatacattattttttttggtaccAAAATCCCCATGACAATTATATGGGTTTGAGATAGAATCTTTCTAATGATGAATGTTGTGAGTAAATGAACTTGGGCACGTCATAGAATTGGAGATTAACTGTTGAACATGAagttttttgattaatttcGCGAAGTAGGATTATCAAGTTCTtaatatgaaatatgaatagACCTTAATATCTTAAATCTGGAGATAATACCTAATATAAGTGTGTGGATGGACACAATTCATTAATAAGATTTTAATGTAATTATGTTTCTATGTGGCTAAAGATTGTGACTGTAAGTGGATTTGTGGTGATATATGAGTTGTGATAGATTGGTCATGTTGGGTAAAGCTAGAGGATTGTTCATTTCAATTTGATCTTGATATTAGGTTTTGCTTATTCATGATATGTAGTTTTTGGATTTGCATTGGCCCACTAAGTTGAGAGTCTTTGTTTCAGTGCAAGATAGAGATATGGCTAGAATATTACGATCATGTGATGAGGATGGAGATGGAGATGGAGATGGAAAGGGTGGTGATGGAGTTGGAGATAGTGGCGATGAGGATAAGGGAACACTAAAATATTTCCTAATAGGGAacttttttttcacattttctcCATTGGGGGAGCCTTATAGGTTCAAGTGCATTTGTTATTATCATTAGAACTTTTTCTCATTATagagagaaatttaatattttagtagTGGGTACttcgttcttgattaagttcTCATGTTTGACTACCTAGTAGCAttaagttgaattttttttatcagcTAATAGCCATCTATTAGAGAAAAAAGTGGGTCAAAAAGCCGAATGTCAATGAAAAAGCTACCCAAAGCACCTTTTAAGTTTAATTCAaaccaaaagccaaccaaaaactTTTCAAAAATTCATTTGCCAAACACATCCATGATAAGATGATGAGATTGTACAAAAGGAAATGACAAGATATTATCTGTAAACCAATGGGAACAAAGCCATGTGTCAATCACCATATCACTCATAGGAAGCCTACACCTCAAGCATCATTTTCCTCCTAAAGAGGTTAGTAACTTAATATGAAATTTAACTTGTTAGTTAAGCTTTAAGAAGAGCAGAGGCGTAAGGCGCAAGACCAATGTGCGGGCTTTTCGTATGCGAGGTGCACAATTTTGCGAAAAAGCTCCAACATCATTTTAAAAACATATGTAATACTTAACAACATGAAATTCatattataataacatataagtAAGATAAACACTATTTTAGCACATAAAATCATATGATAAGTCGATAATATAGTCATAagttaacaaaagaaataaaaactaaaGCAAAAACAAAGgtcaaaacaacaaacaatgatTTTTTGATACTTGAAATGTTTTGCGGCACACttgaaaagaattaaaaatctaATTAGAATCATCGTCCTCATAAGCATCTTCACCATCTCTTATATAGTTCTCATCATCACTAAtatcctcttcttcctcttcatcatcttccactaaacaaattaaataaaaaagaagctAGACTAGATACTAAATAAAGCAACAACCTTTactcttttataaaataaatcaaaacaagAGAAGAGGGAAGCATGGAGGAAAGACCAAAAGAGACAGAAGCAAGAAAGAAGAAACCAAGACTGAAGGAGACTTTGAAGAGCCTCAAAAGAAGGATATTTAGGGTGAAATTACCTCTTTTCTCGAGCCAAATTTCTCGCATACCTATAGTAAGTTGTGTCTACCGACTACTAGGACATACAAAGTGACTCTTTTTGGTGATTGTGTTGCAATCTGGATGCCATTAATAGTTTCCTATGGCATGTGCTTATCCAATGAGACTTCTTAGTCTTATAGTCTTTGGGTCTCATGACCTATCTCGGTCCCCACTTATAATTCCCTGAACTCTTAGATTCTTTCTATAGGTTACAAGAGGGACATTTGGATAGGTAGTATTATTCGAAGTTATGTTCAAGTCAAAATTTTCACATAGTCCTCAATACGTTTTGTCTAACGGGACATACCTAAGGGACTTTTGGGACCATTATGTGGCCTTCTTGGAACCGTTTGATGGTAACCCAATGAGATCTCTCACATTGCCTTTTTCACCTTATCAAAGTTTTATGAAAACACCACAAACATGTGAATCATACATATAACCGTTGGATTGGGGATGTTGGACATATCTTTGCCCGACTCAGATTCTCTGAATTTTGTCCAATGCTACCTATAGGTCAGTGGAGAGATATTTGGGTAGGTGGAACACTATTATTCAAGCCAAACTGTGCTGAATTGGGTCAAAGGGTCCAAGGGCATTATTAACAATTTATTGTTAGTTagtatttgtattttgttagttaGAATATTgtattttagtatttatttgttGGGCTTAGGCTTATATATAGAGCCAGCCTTGTAATGTTTTAGGGACTTTTTGGGATATATTGGAATAAGAGAAATAACAAAGGTGCTTGGGCAAACTCTAATTGCTCCACATACTATCTCATTTTGGTTGTGGGTCTTGGCCGGTCTATTACACAAACTCGCTACACAACCCAAAATAACTTGATGAGCCTAGGTGCCTAGGATAGCTTATCAAACGCCTTTCCAAAGACTTTGTTCCATAGATGTAGTCTTTTATAACTCAAAAAGAGACTCATAATGAGGTCATTATCGGATAAAAAGTTACTACCTATTTAATCTTTCAAGTCTGAACTACCTTGGGTTAAATTTAAGGGTTAGAaattttaaaaggaaaattttaagGACATCCACACACCTGTATTTGATGGATTGGAATGGGGCATTGATGGTGCATGATAAGAGGATAAGATTTACCGAGATGCATATGTTGAGATGGATTTATAGTAACAATCTTAACCGTAGAAGTCCATGATTAAATATCCTTTGATTAGAAATTCAAGAAGTGAAGCATTATAGCAGCTAAAAACTTAGAACACTGAGTTATGATGGAATTATTCCCTATATTATAGTTGGCAGCCATGTATAATATAGCCTTTGAATTTAATCTTAGAAGTCCAGGATGAAATGTTGCTTCCAATCATCCAATGTAtctgattattttattaaagattattttattaaagccCTCTTGAACTGATGGCATAAACTTaattacaaaaacaaaagacatcttaaataatatattttgagcTGCTTCAATGAGAAATTCATCCCTGGTAGTTTCTGTTCATCTTCCAAAGTTCTTGGCTGTCAACAGATGTTCAGAGATGTCTAGAATTTGTGCTGAGCTGCAGTATGATAATCACAGGAGAAAATAAGGTGCTTGATATCAGTCATCAGCTTTGTAGAAGGACGGACTGGGATGTTATCTCCTCAATTAAGGAGCATCTGTGGATATTTTATCACTTGGGATTTTCTATTAAGTGTGTGTGCACAATATGTCAATAGGGGAAGTTAGCAAATGTGTGTCATGTTAGGCTCTTAAGTTGCTGGCTTGATTGATTAATGTATAATCAACATGATGCTTACTCTTATTTTATCCATTATTTAAAAGAAgcaattttgtgatttttttatatGCTTTGCTCATTCTTGTTTTCAATTTTGTCTCAGAGGTGTTAAAACAGGTGTGGGACTTAGCTGACCAGGATAACGACAGCATGCTTTCGTTGCGAGAGTTCTGCATAGCTCTGTTCTTGATGGAGCGTTATAGAGAAGGGCATGCCCTCCCACCTTCACTTCCTAATAGTTTAATGGTTGATGAAACTCTCATGCGGATGACAGGCCTTCCAAATTCATCGCATGGAAATAATGCAGCATGGGGAGCACCTTCTGGGACTGGTATGGTTAACATTATAATTCTAGCCTTCtgtattttctttctttgtgcCATGTTTTtcttagttcaaatttttttctttgaaattaggttacaGGCCTGTTCAGGGTATCCCGGGTGCACAACCATTGGGGCCTGCTGCTGGTTTAAGGCCAGCATTGCAGCCAGCTTCTCAGCCTAGTGCAACAAAAAAACTCCAGCAGCCAAAGTCTAGAACATCTGTATTAGATAACTCCCAAGACTACCAACTCGGTGGCAACGAACATAATTTGTCACAATCGAGTGTTCCAGAGATGAATGATGCAGAAAACAAGGTATTGGCCTTTGAACATGAAATTTACATTGATAAAATTAAGtggtaataatttattaaattgttatttCATGCTGTCATGTGTGGCTTCATTGGAAGACTCTATCCTATGTAGTAATATATGCAAGTGCAAAAGAAGCATCCCTCTTTGAGAGAACATTTGAGGAATTTTTCTATCCTGGCAATAGGTTTACCTTGACGCTAGATTTCCGTTTGCTTTCCTTTCAAATGAAGATATTGCattctttttgatgaaaatagggCTTAAGGACTATCAGCATTATCTTTTGCTGGCTAGTGCTGAACCTGTTGTGGGGAACTTGTGGCTCTTGATAGACCTTGGGAGTTTAATCTAGCTTGTTACTTGAGTAAGGGGGTGGGACCTCTAAGGTTCCCCTGAACATTCACAAGCTAGATTCTTTTACACATATCTCGCAGACCCTCATTTTTGCTACTCATTGTTTGCATGCGTAGTAAGGAATTGCTTATATGTTTCTTGTAGGCTGACCAGGATCATTGAGTTTCCTACCTCTAGAAAATCAGATGTAGATTTGCATGtatcaaatatcaatttaagTTTAGCAAGGAGACCAAATTGCCTGAATATGCAATCTGGAACCCTAAAAATGTCGATTTCGATTCTCTACACAATGGGTTTTATGTTCCTTAGTGGAGGCTGATAGCACTGAGACATAGGAGCTAGTGTCTTTTTTAGTCTAGTGATCATCAGGACTACCAGTGACTAAACAAATTATACGTTATGGGTCTTAGGTGTTGCTaactattttatatttgttaatgTCTTCCCTTATAATACATTCTTCTTCTGCAGTTTGTTTTCCCAAGTCCTAACAGAACTGTGaagaattaattattaatttttatttatgttttttttttaattttagctaGACTTCAGCTGTGTGAGGGAATTTTGGTTGTATCTGTTGTCTGCATATTAATTTTAGCAATTAAAGAGACACAGTTTGAAAATCTGAGCTGTGCGCTTTGTAAAACTCCCAAGAATTGAATTCTCTATGCGAACTCAACTTTGTACCTGTAGAAATCTTTCCAACTGTCATACTTCATAATGTAGCTCTATATTAATAGCCCTGTGCTTCCAAGGACAAGTTCTGCGCTCATAATGTCTTCTAagtcaaatttaaattatatggaGATTAGACTGGCTttccaattttattttaaagaatcATTTGCAAACTACAGCTTTAAGTTTAGGGCTTTTGCGAACTACAACCTCGAAGTTTCATATTTGTGAATTACAGCCTTCAACTTACTAAGTCACCAGATTCCGATGAATTTGTCCCAAAATACCCTTTGATTGGGTATTTTGTGAATAATTCACTGAAATCCGGTGAGTTGGTTGCAATGATGTTCACTTTGGTAAGTtgaaggctgtaattcgcaataATAAAACTTTGAGGCAATAATTCGCAAAAGCCCTAAACTTGAAGGCTGTAGTTTGGAAATGATTCTATTTTGAAATTACATAAATTGTGGGAAAACATGTTGTCCATGGTTAAAAAGAGATTCCATCTTCCATCTAGTAAAGGCTTGGGAGTAAAAAAAGGaagatatatatatgatatgtatTTGGAGACAAGTAACCATTTTGCATAAGTCATGTATCTATTGCAACTACATGTGCATGTATAAGCTAGAAATGTTCCTTTTTTTTGCGCAGAATAATTCCTTTGGTTGTTTACATATGCCTTTGGAACACTGGTCATACTTAGCTTGTTATTATACTTTTCTGCTTTCCACAATATTTTCAACAACACATTAGATCTCTCTAACTACTAATACATTTTTTTAAGGTTGAAAAGGTAGAGAAGGTAATTCTAGATTCGAGGGAAAAGCTGGAGTACTACCGTACAAAAATGCAAGAACTTGTGAGTCGCTTCTTtatgatattttcaattttgCTGAGTTTCAAAACGTTTTATTTTCTTAGCACACTTGATGATGGATGTAGCCGATcctaatcttttgggattaaggctctgaCATTATGTTGTGTACTTTACAATTGATATTCATCCTCATTGTAATATGTGCATTGGCAAATTCTGCTTCTTGGAAGGACTGCGGAATTGTTGCTATAAACTGTTTTCCTGGGCTAAGAACGCGTTCGAATGTGAATTATCATGTTTGGTAGAGTTATTCATGGCCGGGCTACCTGCTAGGATCGACCAATCCGCCTTGGAAAAAGCAAGCCAACTTGgacaatatttttatataaaaatttaaatttggatgGGTAATACCCGCCCGCTAAGATAAATGGGTGGGTAAAGACACAAAAAGTAACATCACAAGAACTTAGACTCTgaattcatagtcatattacTTTGAATGCCTATTAGTATGGACTTTAAAGGTTTTACTTTTAACTTTAAAACACCAAAACTAAAGTCTAAAAGGCACTAGGCATTACTTAGTAGTCGTATCTCACATTTTGGGCAATGCATTGTATTATATTCATTGGTGTTAAGACTTAAATTTTTAGACTCTGTATTGTAATTAAATTTCTTGTGGGAatgtttgtttgaattttttaagtttgtgtttttatttttgtatttttcatgCTCATTAACCTTAGGTTTCGCctagagctgttcatgggcgggctacCCGCCAGGCTCGAAAAACGGGCGGATTTGGACaacctttttcaaaaaaatttaaatttggacaGTAATACCCGCCTGCCAAGATAAATGGGTGGGTAGCGATGCCAAAAAAATTCCAGCGGGTATACCCGCCCACCCGCtaagtttaatatattaattattaaataattaattctattgATTATGAAACTAGTAGTCTACTGTCTAGTACTGTTTGTCTACTACATACCTAACTTTAGTAATTAGAGTCCATAcccattttaataatttttttaatttattatgattgGAGAGGTATATGTCTGGACTTCATACTCTATAGTAAGATAAATCGATGATGCAATGCTTTTGTTGGATTATCCAACATAAtgtttatattcatgtaatttgagtattttgagacttttttatgtatttggagtattttggacaatgtattgtaatttaattgttattaaaacttaactatatataatttgtattatatttttaattttatataataaatacctGCCTATCCGCGGGTTCCGCTCGCTTAAAAAATaggcgggtagcgacaaaaaatATGGCCGCAAATATGGGTAgacttttgaatatttgagccCCCGAGTAGATTTTTTAGGCACTATCCGGTCCGCTACCCCCCAAGCCAGcccatgaacacctctagtttcGTCCACTAAGAAATAGGCCGGATAGCGGCAAAAAAATTAGGTCTGCAATGGTGGGCAGACTTTTTAAATTTGAGCCAATGTTCAAATTATTACTACCTGCCCAAACTCACCCATGAAACACTTATATCGTATGGTGTGATTGATGGGTAGAATTAGAGCCCTTGGTATTAATGCTCATTAGTTGTTTAATTCTTGATCAATCAATTGGTTCACTAAGATCCTTTAGTAGGTAAAAACTGTTGTTTGAACCTAGCTAAACCACCCGTTGTCCTCACATATTCTAGTGAATTGAGGACAACAATGACATTCAATTATCCATATACTATTTAAGGGATCCCTAGGAGTGGTTTGGGGGGTCGGATGTACgcaactttaaattatttgtgATAACAGAGGTTATTGACTTGTTTCCAATTGACCCACCTAGAAGGTTTAAGAACAATGGAAGAAAaaaattgaagttttttttggcataatatagAAATGATGATTGTGGCAATTATGGAATGTGCACAGAATTCAGGTAGGAAGATTGGGGAAGAATCGTAGTGCAAAATACATTTTAGTCATGGTTGCAGTAATGGTCATGAAATGGATTTCACAACCAATGTGGAGCCTTGGCCTATATCTCGGTTGCGTTAAGCTTGTGAACCTTTACAATATTATCACGTAATATGGCAATATATCGCACTAGCATCAT
This Amaranthus tricolor cultivar Red isolate AtriRed21 chromosome 13, ASM2621246v1, whole genome shotgun sequence DNA region includes the following protein-coding sequences:
- the LOC130798145 gene encoding uncharacterized protein LOC130798145 isoform X1 — its product is MAGQNQGGNLDQFEAYFKRADLDQDGRISGAEAVAFFQGSGLTKQVLAQIWTYADQKHAGFLGRQEFFNALKLVTVAQTKRELTPEIVKSALYGPASSRIPPPQINLQPSATVQTPSISGRPAMQMGGMIPTVSQNLGYRGPSPPNQNIQQQYFSSPGNQSMRPSQGLPTNSASLPGQSGLGISISGASPTGLPNSGMSVSSRPSLGMSTPGLPGSGLFSTGLTSSGMAGPNVLSSGMSPSVSSLGMLSPALPNTGTSTNWMGGNIGGAPYGLESQVSNKGTAPSTSQNTLNNSFKATTPSTDGFSSNTVAGGDPFAAFSMTKPGASPTTSLPPASAIVPVSASPPASSVPSSTVVSVSSATQPPLRSGSLDSLQNAFVKPALGSQPLQAHTIANSSQSVHQATSSGVPPRVSAGPDNSVGKSQTPWPKMTTPGIQKYTKVFIEVDTDRDGKITGEQARNLFLSWRLPREVLKQVWDLADQDNDSMLSLREFCIALFLMERYREGHALPPSLPNSLMVDETLMRMTGLPNSSHGNNAAWGAPSGTGYRPVQGIPGAQPLGPAAGLRPALQPASQPSATKKLQQPKSRTSVLDNSQDYQLGGNEHNLSQSSVPEMNDAENKVEKVEKVILDSREKLEYYRTKMQELVLYKSRCDNRLNEIIERASADKREADLLGKKYEEKYKQVAELASKLTIEEAKFREYQERKTELQQAIINMEQGGSVDGILQVRADRIQSDFEELLKALSERCKRHGIEVKSAALIELPKGWQPGIQEGASVWDEEWDKFDDEGLLFDKDVSMDGEHAKASPRSTLFENGAYTPDDVFGPDSPSNVDAKSEKLSSRGERALDSEFGYTHSEDDSARSPHGSPVHRATLESPSQDFSDIFAKSEADSDFNQSFDDQGWGNFDGTDDANSVWGFDSKDHGDRLFESGGFGLSPRTHSPQGDKTYNKRSPFNFAESVPGTPSFSNSRNSPRYSEAGDNFFDNYSRFDSFSMNASSQFSPPRENFTRFDSISSRSGLGEHSRGFNSFDEADPFGSSGPFKVSSENPKKSTDNWSSF
- the LOC130798145 gene encoding uncharacterized protein LOC130798145 isoform X2 — protein: MAGQNQGGNLDQFEAYFKRADLDQDGRISGAEAVAFFQGSGLTKQVLAQIWTYADQKHAGFLGRQEFFNALKLVTVAQTKRELTPEIVKSALYGPASSRIPPPQINLQPSATVQTPSISGRPAMQMGGMIPTVSQNLGYRGPSPPNQNIQQQYFSSPGNQSMRPSQGLPTNSASLPGQSGLGISISGASPTGLPNSGMSVSSRPSLGMSTPGLPGSGLFSTGLTSSGMAGPNVLSSGMSPSVSSLGMLSPALPNTGTSTNWMGGNIGGAPYGLESQVSNKGTAPSTSQNTLNNSFKATTPSTDGFSSNTVAGGDPFAAFSMTKPGASPTTSLPPASAIVPVSASPPASSVPSSTVVSVSSATQPPLRSGSLDSLQNAFVKPALGSQPLQAHTIANSSQSVHQATSSGVPPRVSAGPDNSVGKSQTPWPKMTTPGIQKYTKVFIEVDTDRDGKITGEQARNLFLSWRLPREVLKQVWDLADQDNDSMLSLREFCIALFLMERYREGHALPPSLPNSLMVDETLMRMTGLPNSSHGNNAAWGAPSGTGYRPVQGIPGAQPLGPAAGLRPALQPASQPSATKKLQQPKSRTSVLDNSQDYQLGGNEHNLSQSSVPEMNDAENKVEKVILDSREKLEYYRTKMQELVLYKSRCDNRLNEIIERASADKREADLLGKKYEEKYKQVAELASKLTIEEAKFREYQERKTELQQAIINMEQGGSVDGILQVRADRIQSDFEELLKALSERCKRHGIEVKSAALIELPKGWQPGIQEGASVWDEEWDKFDDEGLLFDKDVSMDGEHAKASPRSTLFENGAYTPDDVFGPDSPSNVDAKSEKLSSRGERALDSEFGYTHSEDDSARSPHGSPVHRATLESPSQDFSDIFAKSEADSDFNQSFDDQGWGNFDGTDDANSVWGFDSKDHGDRLFESGGFGLSPRTHSPQGDKTYNKRSPFNFAESVPGTPSFSNSRNSPRYSEAGDNFFDNYSRFDSFSMNASSQFSPPRENFTRFDSISSRSGLGEHSRGFNSFDEADPFGSSGPFKVSSENPKKSTDNWSSF